The Streptomyces nigra genome includes the window GATTGTCGCCGCCACGCGCTCCCGGATCGGGGTCACCCCTCTCCGCACCCGAGTGAGGAACCACGGGGAGCGCCGGGCAGTCCGGTAGCCGGACACACGAACGGCCCCTGACCGAGTCGCCTGGTCAGGGGCCGTTCGCCTGCGGTGGGTGTGGGATTTGAACCCACGGTGACGTCGCCGCCACGACGGTTTTCAAGACCTTTCGGAGGTCTGGCGGGATCTCCGCTTCCATGCTGGTCAGACGGGCGAAAGCGGGCCACCGCAGTCGCAGCCGTCCTTGCCGTGCCCTCTACGTGCCCCAAGCCCGCGACCGTGCCCGCTCAACCGCCGGTCACAGCAGGCACGATCACCGCGGCGACAGCGGACAGCAGCCCGCCTATGGCGAGAGCACCATTGAACTTCTCCTTGGCCGTTGGAAACACGGAGCGACTGACGTTCCCGACCTTGCTGCGCTTCTCGCGCGAGCTCCTGGAAGACCTCGGCGTCGACGTGGCGTCAGTCCTGCTGATCAGCAAGCCCTATGAGGAGAGGCGGGCCTACGCCACCGCCCGAAAGCTCTAGCCCGAGGTGGAGGTCGTGAGTGCCTCCACGCCGATGACGCTGGACGAGTACGTCGACTCCATCGGGGACGCCCGCTTGGTGATCGACATGCTCGTCGGCGCACTCCAGCGACTGCTGATCTACCCCGAGCAGGGCTTCATGATCAGCCAGCCCGTGCCCGACGACGTCCGCGAGGCATACGAGCGGCTGTGCCATGCGGGCTTCACCAGCCGACTGCTGGCTACCGATCGGCCTTCCGCCTGAGCATTGCGTCTCGGGCCCTCAGTCAAGAGCTGTTACAGGTTTCTCTACCTCATCAAGCCCCGGCTGCGCTCCGCTCCGCCGGGCGCGCTTTCCGGCTTCGCTCCGGGCGACGCTCCTGCCTTCGGCCCGCTCCGCCCGCGCTGCGCCGACGCGCGCCCACGAGTGGATAGGGCCGGAAGCCATGAGTCGATCACCGCACAGAACGGCGCGCGGTCAAGACGATGCCTCCGGCGGGGATCGGCCGGCACCGGGATGGAGGGGGCGCCGTTCCCGGCCGCGGGTGCGTAGTGGCGTGCGCGGGGTGCTCCCATCCCGTCCACCGTCGACCCAGGCAGAGCCGAGCAGACGCGGCCCCTGGCGTCCAGGTCGTTCGTACAGTGGCGCGCTCCACCTGGACGCCAGGAACCACGCCCGCTCCACGGTGTGTGGGTCGACGGCGGACGGGATGGGAGCGGGGGTGAGTGGTGGCTGAGGCGGTGGCCACGCGTCGCCTTGGTCCGAGCCAAGAGGGTCCCGCGGTCTGCAAGCGGGGATGTAGCCCGACAGGTTCCGGCATTGTGCCCCGTGGTTGAGCGCTGAGATCATTACGGCGAGTGCCTAGGAGAAGGCGCCGGGGAGGGTCGTGTGTCGTCCGTCGTTCTTCCAGTCGTTCTCGTGGTGGCATTGATACTGGGTGTAACCGGTGTATTGGCCATGACGACTGGGCACATCGCACTCTCTTGGGTGCGCAAGAAAGTGAAACAGCCTCGCATATGGGGTGCTGGGACGTTGCTGATCGCGGCGAGCCTCACGGCGGCGTGGCTGGTGCCCTTCCATGGCCAGAGCCTGCTTATGCTGGCTGGTCTCGTGCTGATTTGGCGGGCCTAGGGCTGGCGACATCGGGAGACGCCCCGAGAGGCTGATCTGTCAAGAACGGGTCTGACACCTGACACCAACAGCTGACACCAACAGCGGCGAACACGACCGCACGAGAGCGGCCCCCAGCGGTCGGCAGACCGTCGTAGGGCTGGGATCCCTCTAATCCCAGGGAGCCCGTGATCGACCTGATAAGGATGCGGGCCGAACTCAAAGCCTGTGCGCGGTTGTGCCCCACCCGTGCCCGATAGACCGGGAACTCACGGGGAACTGCGGTCGCCAACAGGCAACCTGCATGGCGAAGGCCCCTGACTGATTCAGCTGGTCAGGGGCCGTTCGCCTGCGGTGGGTGTGGGATTTGAACCCACGGTGACGTCGCCGCCACGACGGTTTTCAAGACCGTTCCCTTAGGCCGCTCGGGCAACCCACCCCGCTCCGCCCACCGGGGCGGAGCGGGTACAGCGTACCGGCCTGGTGCGGTGTGCGGGGTGCGTGGGGCCCGGCCCGGGGATCAGCTGTCGCCCGTGCGGGCGCCCAGGGTCAGGTCCACCGTGCGGGTGCGGCCGTCGCGTTCGTAGGTGATCGCCACCTTGTCGCCGGGCTTGTGGGTCCAGATCTCGCCGATCAGGGTGGGGCCGGAGTCGATCACCGTGTCGTCGAGCTTGGTGATGACGTCCCCTGGCTTGAGGCCCGCCTTGGCCGCGGGGCCGCCCGGCTCGACCGCGTCCGAGCCGCCGGCGCCCTGGTCGGTGATCTTGGCGCCGTCGCTGGTGTCCTCCAGGGAGACGGAGGCGCCGATCTTGGCGTAGACGGGCTTGCCGGTCTTGATCAGCTGCTGGGCGACGTACTTGGCCTGGTTGATCGGGATGGCGAAGCCGAGGCCGATGGAGCCGGACTGGGCGGTGCCGCCCATGCCGTTGGCGGTGGACTGGATCGCCGAGTTGATGCCGATGACGTTGCCCTGCGCGTCCAGCAGCGGGCCGCCGGAGTTGCCCGGGTTGATCGACGCGTCGGTCTGCAGGGCGCTCATGTAGGAGGCGTTGCTGCCGGTGCCGTCGCTGGAGGCCACCGGGCGGTTCTTGGCGCTGATGATGCCGGTGGTGACCGTGTCGGACAGGCCGAAGGGCGCGCCGATGGCGATGGTGGAGTCGCCGACGGCCACCTTGTCGGAGTCGCCCAGCGTGAGCGGCTTGAGGTCGGACGGGGCGCTCTTGAGCTTGATCACCGCGACGTCGTAGCCCTGCGCGTGCCCGACGACCTCGGCGTCGTACTTCTTGCCGCTCGGGAAGGTCGCCGTGAGCTTGCCGCCGTCGACCGCGTCGGCCACCACGTGGTTGTTGGTGACGATGTGGCCCTCGGTGTCGAAGACGAAGCCGGTGCCGGTGCCGCCCTCGCCGCTGCTGCTCTCCGCCTGGATCGTGACGGTGCTGGGCAGCGCCTTGGCGGCCACGCCCGCGACCGTGCCCGGGTCGCGCTTGAGCGAGCCGCCGCTGTCGGGCGCGGAGACGGTCGTGGAGGAGGTGCTGTCGTCGTTCTTGGCGAGGGTGTAGCCGAGGCCGCCGCCCAGACCGCCGGCGACCAGCGCCGCGATGAGGACCGCGGCGAGCATGCCGCCGCGCCCACGGCCCGGGCTGGGCGCGGGCTGCTGGTAGGTGCTGCCCCAGCCGCCGGCGCCCATGCCACCGCCGGCCGCGTCGCCGTACGGGGACCCGCCCGCGGGCGGCGGGGGCGGCCAGGAGGTGTCCGGGGCCGACCCGGAGGGGGCGGCGGCGGGCGAGCCGGGCGCGTGGAAGCCGTCGGTGGCGTACGGGCTCGCGTCGGGCACCGGCGGGAGCGGCGCGGTCCCGCTCTCGGAGGCGCGCTGCTCCTGAGAAGCCGGAGCAGCGGGAGCGTCCACCGGTACGGGGGGTGCGGACGGGGCCGGGGGTACCGCGGCGCCCTCGTTCTCGGTGCTCACAGCTTCTCTCCTCGATCCACGGCAGGTGTCTTCGGTCGCACTCGGTCACGCCCGTTCACGCTTGATCCTCGGCGGTCGGTGCGCTCTGCTGTGCATGTCTATTTGTATGCGGTCAGCTTTTCCCAACGGCCGTCAGAGCACCATAAGCCGTGCCTGTGGGTCCACGGCCACTCTTTATATAGGTCATTTCTCACTAAACGGTCGCAATCCCAGCACTCGCACGACCACCGCGGTCGCACGTGTACCCCCGCGCGGTGGCACCATGACGCGGTGACCCACGCACGGCAGCACCAGATCCAGGTCGTCGCCCACCGCGGAGCCTCCGAGGACGCCCCCGAACACACCCTGGCCGCTTACCGGAAGGCGATCGAGGACGGCGCCGACGCCCTCGAGTGCGACGTCCGCCTCACCGCCGACGGCCATCTCGTCTGCGTCCACGACCGCCGCGTCAACCGCACGTCCAACGGCCGCGGCGCGGTCTCCGCCCTGGAGCTCGCCGAGCTGGCCGCCCTGGACTTCGGCTCCCGCAGGAACCGCGACTCCTGGAAGAACCGCGCGGAGGAGCCGGACTGGGAGGTCCGCCCCGAGGACCCCGAGGACACGTCCGTGCTCACCCTGGCACGGCTCCTGGAGCTCGTCGCCGACGCCGGGCGCCGGGTCGAGCTCGCCATCGAGACCAAGCACCCCACCCGGTGGGCCGGTCAGGTGGAGGAGCGGCTGCTGCATCTGCTGAAACGGTTCGGGCTGGACGCGCCCGCCGTCCCGGCCGAGTCGCCGGTACGGATCATGAGCTTCTCGGCGCGCTCGCTGCACCGGGTGCGCGCCGCGTCGCCGACGCTGCCGACGGTCTATCTGATGCAGTTCGTCTCGCCCCGGCTGCGCGACGGCCGGCTGCCCGCGGGCGTGCACATCGCCGGTCCGTCGATCCGGATCGTGCGGAGCCACCCGGCGTACGTACGGCGCCTGAAGGCGGCCGGACATCAGGTGCACGTGTGGACCGTGAACGAGCCCCAGGACGTGGACCTCTGCGTCGAGCTGGGCGTCGACGGCATCATCACCAACCGCCCGCGCGCGGTTCTGGACCAGCTCGGACGCTGACCGCCCGGGCGTCCTTCACACAATCTCCGTACGACCTCTTGACCCTGCGGCCCCGGCGGCCTCATCCTCCACTCTCAGCCACACCGACGGATTCCAGCCATCCCGGTGACAGGGAGTGCTCCGGCGCGTTCGCTGCGTGTTCGGTCGTTGCGAATGCGTCACCGGACCTTGTTTGGCCGGTTTCCGGTACAGGCCAGGAGGGCATCCACTCCGTGGCGTGGGGCGAAGGAGGTCTCGGGGGTGGCGTTGGTGGTGGCACAGGAGGTGCCCACGTCGTCGAGCATGGCCGTACCCCATGGTCCTGCGGGCGTGGGGAAGGCGAGACACCGGATGCGGGCGCAGCTGCGCAGCGGCGGTGTCCCCGAATCGGTCATCGACGACGCCGTACTGATCTTGTCCGAGCTCTTGAGCAACGCGTGCAAGCACGGCCGGCCGCTCGGCGACTCCCTCGCGGGGGACGGCGACGTCCGCGCGGCCTGGCGGGTGGACGGCGGCGGCAGACTCACCGTGGAGGTGACGGACGGCGGCGGTCCCACCCGCCCCGCTCCGGCGACGCCCTCGGTCACCGCGCACGGCGGCCGCGGGCTCAACATCATCAGCGCCCTGTCCGACGACTGGGGCGTCCGCGACGACGTGCACGGCGAGGTCACGGTCTGGGTGGTCGTCCACGACGACGTACGCGCCGCGCGCCCGGGACACCGCCGCGACGACTTCGCTACGCGCGTCACGGCCCCGGCGGTGAGCGCCATCCCCGGTCTGGACTTCACGGACGCCTTCGACGACCTGGACTGACCGCGGCCGGGACCGACCGCGACCTGGGCCGACCGCGACCGGGCCGACCGCGGCCGGGACCGGCGCCGCTCCCGGCACGCGCGCACGCCTTGTCCACAGGCTCCCGTCGCCCCTGGCGGAAACGGCTAGGCTCGCGCCCGTACCAGACGAGCCGTAACCGGGAGACACCCACGATGGCCAAGAAGCGACCCCAGACCAAGGCCAAGCGCCCGCAGATCGCCGACGGAGAGATCCCGGTCGTCGGCGCACGCGAGCCCTGCCCCTGCGGAAGCGGCCGGCGCTACAAGGCCTGTCACGGCCGGGCCGCCGCGCAGGCGGTGACCGAGCTGGTGCAGCGCCCGTTCGAGGGGCTGCCGGGCGAGTGCGACTGGGTCGCCCTGCGCGAGCTGGTGCCGGCCGCCACCGCCGAGCTGACCCTGAAGGGCGGCCTCCCCGAGGGCGTCCCCTCCGTCACCCTGGCCACCGTGCTCCCGATGGCCTGGCCGGCGCTGCGCCGCGACGACGGCTCGGTCCTCCTCGGCCTGCAGAACGACACGGCGTCCGGTGACATCAGCCGCGACCTCGCCGACACCCTCCAGCAGGCCCTCGCCGCCCAGCCGGGCACCCCGGTCCAGGGCCGCCGCGCCCCGGCCGACGGCCCGCGACTGCAGGATCTGCTCGACCCCGAAGGCACGTTCGAGCCAGTTGTGCACTCGGGCTTCGAGTTCTGGGTGCCCGAGGCGGAGAACGCCACCGCCGCGGTGACCGCCTCCCTGGAGCGCGCCAACGCCGCGGCCATCCCGACCGTGAAGCTGACCGGCGTGGACTCCGCGTACTGGTGCGAGACCCCGGAGAAGAACCACCTGCGCTGGGTCATGCCGCACCCCGAGGAGCAGCTTCTGGACGCTCTCGCGCGCCTGCACGCGGCGGGCACGTCCGGCCTGGGCGAGGGCACCCGTCTCGTGGGGTCCTTCCGCGCGCACGGCCTGACCGTGCCGGTGTGGGACCTGCCGAGCGGGGTCGGCGCGGAGGACGTGGAGAAGCCGGCGGCCGAGTTCGCCGAGCGGCTCGCCGCGGCTCTGGCCACGGACGCCCCGCTGACGCCGGACGAGCGGCGGGCGCGCGGCGGGCTCACCAACCGGCAGGTCACCCTCAGCTGACGCGACGGGGGCGGGACGGCTCCGGCTGAACGGCGGTTCAGTCGGACGCGCCCGCCCGCGGAAGGTGAATCCGATCACAACTCCCCTGCGGAGCAAGGGAATCGGTGACTGGAAAGCCCGGATCGAATTTGCGAACCGCCGACTTCTTGTTACCGTTCCAGTAGCCCGGTTGCTGGTGCATCCCCCGTCGCCAGCAACCGGGTCTTTCCATGTGTGCGGCCCTTTACGGAACGACGCCGGATGTCAACGGCCCGTGGCCGATCCCGCCGACCCGGGCGCGGAGTTGCTCGCGGAACGCAGCAACAGCGCCCCCTGCCCGGCCCGTTCCGCGAACTCGGTGACCGCCGTGAAGGCGTCGGAGCCCGCGCGGGTGCGCTGCCGGGGCGTCTCACAGGTCCCCGGCTCGTCCCCGGCGCCCACCGCGCAGCGCATCCGGATCGTGCGCCCCTCGGGCCCCATCAGACTCAGCACGGACTCCAGGGCGCCGCCGGTCGCGTTGCGGTAGTAGGTGCGCGCCCAGGTCTCCTCGCCCTGGGTGACGACACAGGTCTGCGCCTCGACCCCCTCGGGCGAGGTGAGTTCGGGACCGCAGCGCACGGCCGTGGCGATGCCGAGCCCGAGCAGGGCGGCCGGGCCGGACGGCGCGACCGTGGGCGCCTTGGCGTCGGCACGGGGGGACGCGTGGGCGCCGCTGTCGCGCGAGGAGCGCCCCGGCGCGTCCTTCGCGGGGGCGTCGGCCGCGGGCCGGGCCTCGACGACCTGCCCTGCGGCCGCCCAGGCCAGTGGCAGGGCGATCGCGGCCGCCGCGACGGACGCGAGGGCGATCAGACGGACTCTTCGCTGGCGGGGCCCGCGGCGATGTGACGACGGTGCCCTTTTTCCCCTGGAATGACGCGGCATAAGGCGGAATCTAACGATCCGGTGCCCCTGCGCGGTCCGCGCGCGCCGGACAGCCCTACAACTCGGGCGCGCTCACACCCGTACGAGTGAGGGCCCAGACCACGGCGTCGACGACTGCCTCGACGTCCGGCACCCACGGGGAGGCGGAGCCGGGCAGCGGGGCGCGCTGCCAGGTGATCGGCCCCTGTCCCGTCTCGGAGGGGGGCAGGGCGAGATAGCCGCCCTCGCCGTGGAAGCGCAGCGAGCCGGGGACGAAGTCCTTGGCGTACAGCAGTTCGCCGAGCTGTTCCATCGAGTACGGCTTCACCAGGATCGACCAGCGGGCCGGCGAGGCGACGACCGGGCCGAGGCGCATACCCGCCCGGTCGAGGGCGGACAGCGCGTGGGCGGCCGGCAGGGCGGGCAGGCTGACCGCGCAGGGTGCCGTGCCGCCCGTGGCGAGGATGATCGGCGCCGTCGGCCGGTTCGCCCACCACCAGCGCACCATGCGCTCGTCGGTGGTGGCCGCGAGGAGGCCGGGGTCGAAGGGATGGGCGCCGGGGACCGTGCACTCCGGGTCGGGACAGCCGCAGCGGGCCCGCCCCTGCGGGGGTGTCGTCACGCCCGGCAGCACGGGCCATCGCCATTGCGTCGCGAAGGTCAGGGCCGCGCCGATCAGCTCGGGCTTCCCGTCACCGCGCAGGAGCCTGCGTCGCTTTCCGAGGATCTCGCGCATGAGCGCTCGTTCCTTTCCGTTGCACCGCTGGCAACACCGAGGACCACATCACAACATGTGTCGATCACTTCACTGTGCGTACCTGTTGGCGCATCACACCCCTGCCGCGAGCAAGGGGCACCCCTATGGGCCGAACGGGGACTGCGTCCGTGGCGGCCTCGTCCATACTGCGTCTACCAGAAGCATGGGCATGGCGTGGGGTGGCGAAGTCTGGCGTTTTGCGTCGCGCGTGTTTCTCTTCGCCTCCGCCACGGGAGGATGGGGCACGATCGTCGGTGGCTAGGACGCTCGGCTCCGTCACCAGGTTCCGGGTGGTCGTCAACCACCCCTGGTCTTCACCGAGTACGTACCCATAACGACCGCTGTGACGCTCCGTGGAGCGAAACCAGTCGACCGCAATACCCCGTTCCCTGAGGCAGTTTTAAGCCAACTTTGCCTTGACGCAAGAGGTGTACGCGGAATCCCCCGGCTTCCCACGGACACCAGGAATCCCCGCAGGACAATGCTGGACATCCCCTCACGAGTGCGTGTACATGTGGAGACACTGCCGGCGGCGCAGAATGACATGGGGGTTTGCGATGCTTTTGAGCAGTACGCACCGGTCGGAAAGCCGGACGCCATGAACGCCCCTCACCCTTCGAAAGTGGCCGGAATCGATTCAACGGTTCCCTCACCCGCACACACTGTCGCGCCCGCGCCCGCAGCCCCGGACGCCCCAGCGGTCGCCTCACCGCACGCACCCGGCGCGGTGCTCCAGGACCGTCTCGCCGGCTGGGTGTCGGACCTGACGACCCTGCACGAACTCACCGAGCGCCTGGTCCGCACGGACACGCTCGACGAAGCCCTTCAGGAACTGCTGCGCGCCGGAGCCGCCCTCGTGGGTGCCCGGCGCGGTCTCGTCGTCCTGGAACCGGGCGACGGACAGGGCCCCGACACCACGATCGGCCTCGGGCTCGCCCGCGCCGACCTCGGGCACATCGAGACCGTGCCGCGCAGCGCCATGTCGTACGGGCGGATCCTCGACGGGCTGCCCGGCGGCGACGGCGAGATCACCGAGCCCGACCTGCTCGGCGAGGACGGACTCGACCCGCGCCACCGCGAGGTCGCCGCGCGCCTCGGCTACGCCGCCAGCTACGCCCTGGCGCTGTCCACCGAGGACGCCGGGCGCCTCGGCGCCGCCGTCTGGCTGTACGACGAGCCCGCCGAACCGGCCGAGCGGCAGCGCCATCTGATCGGTCTGTACACCCGGTACGCGACCGAGCACCTGGCCCGGCTCGTCGAGGTCGAGCGCACCCGCGCGGCCATGCGGACGATGACCGACGAGCTGCTGCCCGCGCGGCTGCCGCGGATGGCCGGCGTCCAGCTCGCGGTCCGGCACTCCACCGGGCCGCGCGGCGGCGGCGACTGGTACGACGCGCTGCCGCTGCCGGACGCCGCGCTGGGCCTCGCGGTCGGCTCGGTGACCGGGTCCGGGCCGAGCGCCGTCGCCGCGATGGGCCGGCTCCGGGCCAGCCTGCGGGCGTACGCCGTGATGGAGGGCGAGGACCCGGTGGCGGTCCTGTCGGATCTGGAGCTGCTGCTGCGGCTCACCGAGCCCGCCCGGTCCGCGACCGCCCTGTTCGCCTACTGCGAGCCCGCCCTGCGCAAGATCACGCTGGCCGGCGCGGGCCACAGTCCGCCGCTGCTGATCGGGGAGCGCCGCACGGAGTTCGTGGAGACGTCCGTGTCCGCGCCGCTCGGGATGCTGGCCTGCTGGGAGGCGCCCAGCGTCGAGCTGACCGCGGAGGCCGGGGAGACGGTGCTGCTCTACACCGACGGCCTGCTGCACCGTACCGGCGACCCCACCGACCGGGCCTTCGCGCGGCTGCACGCGGCGGCCGCCGGGGTGCCCCGTGCCCTGCGGCAGGACCCCGAGGCGGTCGTCGACCATGTGCTGCGGGCCGTGCTGCCGGACGGGCTGGACCGGGACGACAGCGACGAGGACGTCGTCCTGCTGGCCGCTCGCTTCGCGTAGCGGCCTGTGGGCCCTCGGTGACCGCCCCATAACAGCCGCGTGGCCTGCGCCATAGCAGCGGCGGACGGCTCGATCCGCGCCCCCCGGAGCGACCCGGCGCGACCGTACGATGGACGGGGTCGAATGCCGTATCGAGGAGGATGACCGTGGCGGACGAGCTCACCCCGGCCGAGTCCAGTGCTGCTACCGCAGCGGGCCCGGAAGAGACCGAAGAGCCGATCAAGCAGCGCAAGAACGGCCTGTACCCGGGCGTGTCCGACGAGCTCGCCGAGAACATGAAGTCCGGCTGGGCCGACACCGAGCTGCACGACCTGCGGCCGATCCCACAGGCCGCCGAGACCGCCGCCCGCCGTGCCGCGCTGTCCGCGCGCTTCCCTGGCGAGCGCCTGGTGATCCCGGCGGGCAACCTGAAGACGCGCTCCAACGACACCGAGTACCCCTTCCGGGCCTCCGTCGAGTACGCGTACCTCACCGGCAACCAGACCGAGGACGGCGTGCTCGTCCTGGAGCCCGTCTCCGGCGGCCACGAGGCCACGATCTACCTGCTGCCGCGCTCCGACCGTGAGAACGGCGAGTTCTGGCTCTCCGGCCAGGGCGAGCTGTGGGTCGGCCGCCGGCACTCCCTCACCGAGGCGGAGAAGCTGTACGGCATCCCCGCGTCCGACGTGCGCGAGCTGGCGGACAAGCTCCGCGAGGCCACCGGCCCGGTGCGGGTCGTGCGCGGCTACGACGCCGGCATCGAGGCCGCGCTGACCGACAAGGTCACCGCCGAGCGCGACGAGGAGCTGCGGGTCTTCCTGTCCGAGGCGCGCCTCGTCAAGGACGACTTCGAGATCGGCGAGCTGCAGAAGGCCGTCGACTCGACCGTGCGCGGCTTCGAGGACGTCGTGAAGGTCCTCGACAAGGCCGAGGCGACGTCCGAGCGCTACATCGAGGGCACGTTCTTCCTCCGTGCGCGCGTCGAGGGCAACGACGTCGGCTACGGCTCCATCTGCGCCGCCGGGTCGCACGCCTGCACGCTGCACTGGGTGCGCAACGACGGCCCGGTCCGCGCCGGCGACCTGCTGCTGCTGGACGCGGGCGTCGAGACGCACACGTACTACACCGCCGACGTCACCCGGACGCTGCCGATCGACGGACGGTACACGGAGATCCAGAAGAAGATCTACGACGCCGTGTACGACGCCCAGGAGGCCGGGATCGCGGCCGTGAAGCCGGGCGCGAAGTACCGCGACTTCCACGACGCCGCGCAGCGGGTGCTCACCGAGCGGCTCGTCGAGTGGGGTCTCGTCGAGGGCCCGGTCGAGCGGGTGCTGGAGCTCGGGCTGCAGCGCCGGTGGACGCTGCACGGCACCGGGCACATGCTCGGCATGGACGTGCACGACTGCGCCGCCGCGCGCGTGGAGTCGTACGTCGACGGCAC containing:
- a CDS encoding glycerophosphodiester phosphodiesterase, which codes for MTHARQHQIQVVAHRGASEDAPEHTLAAYRKAIEDGADALECDVRLTADGHLVCVHDRRVNRTSNGRGAVSALELAELAALDFGSRRNRDSWKNRAEEPDWEVRPEDPEDTSVLTLARLLELVADAGRRVELAIETKHPTRWAGQVEERLLHLLKRFGLDAPAVPAESPVRIMSFSARSLHRVRAASPTLPTVYLMQFVSPRLRDGRLPAGVHIAGPSIRIVRSHPAYVRRLKAAGHQVHVWTVNEPQDVDLCVELGVDGIITNRPRAVLDQLGR
- a CDS encoding DUF5926 family protein — encoded protein: MAKKRPQTKAKRPQIADGEIPVVGAREPCPCGSGRRYKACHGRAAAQAVTELVQRPFEGLPGECDWVALRELVPAATAELTLKGGLPEGVPSVTLATVLPMAWPALRRDDGSVLLGLQNDTASGDISRDLADTLQQALAAQPGTPVQGRRAPADGPRLQDLLDPEGTFEPVVHSGFEFWVPEAENATAAVTASLERANAAAIPTVKLTGVDSAYWCETPEKNHLRWVMPHPEEQLLDALARLHAAGTSGLGEGTRLVGSFRAHGLTVPVWDLPSGVGAEDVEKPAAEFAERLAAALATDAPLTPDERRARGGLTNRQVTLS
- a CDS encoding S1C family serine protease, producing the protein MSTENEGAAVPPAPSAPPVPVDAPAAPASQEQRASESGTAPLPPVPDASPYATDGFHAPGSPAAAPSGSAPDTSWPPPPPAGGSPYGDAAGGGMGAGGWGSTYQQPAPSPGRGRGGMLAAVLIAALVAGGLGGGLGYTLAKNDDSTSSTTVSAPDSGGSLKRDPGTVAGVAAKALPSTVTIQAESSSGEGGTGTGFVFDTEGHIVTNNHVVADAVDGGKLTATFPSGKKYDAEVVGHAQGYDVAVIKLKSAPSDLKPLTLGDSDKVAVGDSTIAIGAPFGLSDTVTTGIISAKNRPVASSDGTGSNASYMSALQTDASINPGNSGGPLLDAQGNVIGINSAIQSTANGMGGTAQSGSIGLGFAIPINQAKYVAQQLIKTGKPVYAKIGASVSLEDTSDGAKITDQGAGGSDAVEPGGPAAKAGLKPGDVITKLDDTVIDSGPTLIGEIWTHKPGDKVAITYERDGRTRTVDLTLGARTGDS
- a CDS encoding ATP-binding protein translates to MRHRTLFGRFPVQARRASTPWRGAKEVSGVALVVAQEVPTSSSMAVPHGPAGVGKARHRMRAQLRSGGVPESVIDDAVLILSELLSNACKHGRPLGDSLAGDGDVRAAWRVDGGGRLTVEVTDGGGPTRPAPATPSVTAHGGRGLNIISALSDDWGVRDDVHGEVTVWVVVHDDVRAARPGHRRDDFATRVTAPAVSAIPGLDFTDAFDDLD
- a CDS encoding aminopeptidase P family protein, whose product is MADELTPAESSAATAAGPEETEEPIKQRKNGLYPGVSDELAENMKSGWADTELHDLRPIPQAAETAARRAALSARFPGERLVIPAGNLKTRSNDTEYPFRASVEYAYLTGNQTEDGVLVLEPVSGGHEATIYLLPRSDRENGEFWLSGQGELWVGRRHSLTEAEKLYGIPASDVRELADKLREATGPVRVVRGYDAGIEAALTDKVTAERDEELRVFLSEARLVKDDFEIGELQKAVDSTVRGFEDVVKVLDKAEATSERYIEGTFFLRARVEGNDVGYGSICAAGSHACTLHWVRNDGPVRAGDLLLLDAGVETHTYYTADVTRTLPIDGRYTEIQKKIYDAVYDAQEAGIAAVKPGAKYRDFHDAAQRVLTERLVEWGLVEGPVERVLELGLQRRWTLHGTGHMLGMDVHDCAAARVESYVDGTLEPGMVLTVEPGLYFQADDLTVPEEYRGIGVRIEDDILVTVDGNRNLSAGLPRRSDEVESWMAALKG
- a CDS encoding bifunctional DNA primase/polymerase, which produces MREILGKRRRLLRGDGKPELIGAALTFATQWRWPVLPGVTTPPQGRARCGCPDPECTVPGAHPFDPGLLAATTDERMVRWWWANRPTAPIILATGGTAPCAVSLPALPAAHALSALDRAGMRLGPVVASPARWSILVKPYSMEQLGELLYAKDFVPGSLRFHGEGGYLALPPSETGQGPITWQRAPLPGSASPWVPDVEAVVDAVVWALTRTGVSAPEL
- a CDS encoding PP2C family protein-serine/threonine phosphatase gives rise to the protein MLDIPSRVRVHVETLPAAQNDMGVCDAFEQYAPVGKPDAMNAPHPSKVAGIDSTVPSPAHTVAPAPAAPDAPAVASPHAPGAVLQDRLAGWVSDLTTLHELTERLVRTDTLDEALQELLRAGAALVGARRGLVVLEPGDGQGPDTTIGLGLARADLGHIETVPRSAMSYGRILDGLPGGDGEITEPDLLGEDGLDPRHREVAARLGYAASYALALSTEDAGRLGAAVWLYDEPAEPAERQRHLIGLYTRYATEHLARLVEVERTRAAMRTMTDELLPARLPRMAGVQLAVRHSTGPRGGGDWYDALPLPDAALGLAVGSVTGSGPSAVAAMGRLRASLRAYAVMEGEDPVAVLSDLELLLRLTEPARSATALFAYCEPALRKITLAGAGHSPPLLIGERRTEFVETSVSAPLGMLACWEAPSVELTAEAGETVLLYTDGLLHRTGDPTDRAFARLHAAAAGVPRALRQDPEAVVDHVLRAVLPDGLDRDDSDEDVVLLAARFA